In Niallia sp. FSL W8-0635, one genomic interval encodes:
- a CDS encoding TPM domain-containing protein, with product MKNLLIKYSSLLLIALAILSVFSGITVHAASENQKQFIFDQAKLLTDTERTELESLAVELGEETETALLVLTLDGTDGKDIKKYVQDYYDEESPGYDQPFGNTAILAIDMEQRDIYLAGFKKAEDYLDDSTLDYIREEITPALSDGEYFEAFSTFMHESAYYLVDDPSNLENDYDYSGIADSRNEYIEENTSIGMSAIFTNWLFQLIVSVVLAGIVVSIMVFQSGGRVTVNGNTYMDKRNSKIINRHDRFIRKTVTKQRKPQNNSGGGGGITGGGHSHSGSRGKF from the coding sequence TTGAAAAACTTGCTAATCAAGTATAGTAGTTTACTGCTGATTGCCCTGGCAATACTGTCCGTTTTTTCTGGAATTACTGTCCATGCAGCCTCAGAAAATCAAAAGCAATTTATCTTTGATCAGGCAAAGCTATTAACTGATACAGAAAGAACAGAATTAGAAAGCTTGGCAGTAGAACTAGGAGAAGAAACGGAAACAGCATTATTGGTACTTACGCTAGATGGTACAGATGGGAAAGATATCAAGAAATATGTTCAAGATTATTATGATGAAGAATCTCCAGGCTATGATCAACCTTTTGGAAATACAGCTATTTTAGCAATTGATATGGAACAACGGGATATATATTTAGCAGGCTTTAAAAAAGCCGAAGATTATTTAGATGATTCAACACTAGATTATATTCGTGAAGAAATAACCCCAGCTTTATCTGATGGTGAATATTTTGAGGCATTCTCAACCTTTATGCATGAATCAGCCTATTATTTGGTTGATGATCCATCGAATTTAGAAAATGATTATGACTACAGCGGAATTGCTGACTCTCGAAATGAATATATCGAAGAAAACACTTCAATTGGAATGTCGGCAATTTTCACTAATTGGCTCTTCCAATTAATTGTTTCTGTCGTGCTTGCAGGAATTGTTGTGAGTATCATGGTCTTCCAATCAGGTGGGAGAGTAACGGTGAACGGCAATACGTATATGGATAAAAGAAATTCTAAAATTATCAATAGACACGACCGTTTTATTCGAAAAACAGTGACAAAACAAAGAAAGCCACAAAATAATTCAGGTGGTGGTGGAGGAATCACTGGCGGTGGTCACTCTCATAGTGGAAGCAGAGGAAAATTCTAA
- a CDS encoding SPFH domain-containing protein, translated as MSFFRNQFANVVEWEEFREDMIFYKWKNREIKKGSKLIIRPGQDAIFLNNGSIEGAFQEDGEYDIESQIVPFLSTLKGFKFGFNSGMRVEVLFVNTKEFTVKWGTKNAINIPAVGLPGGMPIRANGTFQFKVNDYISLIDKIAGIKNQYLVEDVKIRIISVLDQLLMKWIVTEGKDMFNLQANAFEIAKGIKDDLDSQMVESGLTITGFQIMSFSYPKEVQDMINKNASHGMVGNIEKYQQISMIDSMSNGKNSGGGAASDMAGMMMGMNMANQMMDKMNKQNQNQQQSQNQNQQQTPEAAPQNEEKKQRPNFCPNCGTKTGEGNFCSNCGYKLV; from the coding sequence ATGTCATTTTTTCGCAATCAATTTGCAAATGTAGTGGAATGGGAAGAATTTAGAGAAGATATGATTTTCTATAAATGGAAAAATCGTGAAATTAAAAAGGGGAGTAAATTAATTATTCGTCCTGGCCAAGACGCCATTTTTCTAAACAATGGTAGCATAGAGGGTGCTTTCCAAGAGGATGGAGAGTATGATATTGAGTCACAAATTGTCCCTTTTTTATCTACTTTAAAAGGATTTAAATTTGGATTTAACAGTGGAATGCGTGTAGAGGTATTATTCGTAAATACAAAGGAATTTACCGTTAAATGGGGTACGAAAAATGCGATAAATATTCCGGCAGTTGGACTTCCGGGTGGAATGCCAATTCGAGCGAATGGAACTTTTCAGTTTAAAGTAAATGATTATATTTCTTTAATTGATAAAATCGCCGGAATTAAAAATCAATATTTAGTGGAAGATGTAAAAATTCGCATTATCTCGGTCCTAGACCAGCTTCTTATGAAGTGGATTGTTACAGAAGGCAAGGATATGTTTAATTTACAGGCAAATGCTTTTGAAATTGCGAAAGGCATTAAAGATGATCTAGATAGTCAAATGGTAGAAAGTGGTCTTACTATTACTGGCTTCCAAATCATGAGCTTCAGTTATCCAAAGGAAGTTCAGGATATGATTAATAAAAATGCTTCCCACGGAATGGTCGGCAATATTGAAAAGTATCAGCAAATTTCCATGATTGATAGCATGTCCAATGGGAAAAATTCTGGTGGTGGAGCTGCATCTGATATGGCTGGAATGATGATGGGCATGAATATGGCCAACCAAATGATGGATAAAATGAATAAGCAAAATCAGAACCAGCAGCAATCGCAGAATCAAAATCAGCAACAAACACCAGAAGCAGCCCCACAGAATGAGGAGAAAAAGCAGCGGCCGAATTTCTGTCCAAATTGTGGGACGAAAACAGGAGAAGGAAACTTCTGCTCGAATTGTGGATATAAGCTCGTATAG
- a CDS encoding amidohydrolase: MKALFSLLKEYEQEMIDIRRHLHEHPELSYHEVYTPAYIAEYHQKLGHEVRTGVGGRGVVATLRGSKPGKTVALRADFDALAIQEENDIPYKSKVDGVMHACGHDGHTATLLVLAKALNKLQADIEGNIVFIHQFAEELSPGGAIAMIEDGCLEGVDVIFGTHLWATEPVGNIMINAGPLMAAADQFDITIQGKGGHGSEPHMTKDAIMIGAQFITNVQQIVSRRVNPLHPAVVSVCNFVAQNPFNVIADTVKLSGTARTFHDEARDLIEKEIGNVIQASCQMVGASYDYRFKRGYPAVVNHKEETDFIIKHAEQIEEVQQVRICDPIMGGEDFAYYLQHVKGAFFFTGAMDPNWEEVYPHHHPKFNIDEHSLLIAAKTLGSATLNYLSNESVQDKQESLINE, translated from the coding sequence ATGAAAGCATTATTTTCACTATTAAAGGAATATGAACAAGAGATGATTGACATTCGTCGTCATCTCCATGAACATCCAGAATTATCCTATCATGAAGTATATACACCTGCTTATATTGCAGAATATCATCAAAAATTAGGGCATGAAGTAAGAACAGGTGTCGGCGGTCGTGGGGTTGTTGCTACACTTAGAGGCAGCAAACCTGGTAAAACCGTTGCATTACGTGCGGACTTTGATGCACTTGCTATCCAAGAGGAAAATGATATCCCTTATAAATCCAAGGTAGACGGCGTTATGCATGCTTGTGGTCATGATGGTCATACGGCTACTTTATTAGTGTTAGCAAAAGCATTGAACAAGCTGCAAGCAGACATCGAAGGAAACATCGTGTTTATTCATCAATTTGCAGAGGAATTATCTCCAGGTGGTGCCATTGCGATGATTGAGGATGGTTGTTTAGAAGGTGTAGACGTGATTTTTGGAACCCATCTATGGGCAACAGAACCAGTTGGAAATATCATGATTAACGCTGGTCCTCTAATGGCAGCTGCAGACCAATTTGATATTACCATTCAAGGAAAAGGTGGTCATGGATCGGAACCACATATGACAAAAGATGCGATTATGATCGGTGCACAATTTATCACCAATGTGCAGCAAATTGTATCAAGACGCGTGAATCCATTACATCCTGCTGTTGTTTCTGTTTGTAATTTTGTAGCTCAAAATCCCTTCAATGTTATTGCCGATACAGTAAAATTAAGTGGAACAGCACGTACATTCCACGATGAGGCTCGTGACTTAATTGAGAAGGAAATCGGAAATGTCATTCAGGCATCATGCCAGATGGTTGGCGCATCTTATGATTATCGTTTTAAACGTGGCTATCCTGCTGTTGTAAATCATAAAGAAGAAACAGACTTTATCATCAAGCATGCAGAACAAATTGAGGAAGTTCAACAAGTAAGAATTTGCGATCCAATTATGGGCGGAGAAGATTTTGCGTATTACTTGCAGCATGTAAAAGGTGCTTTCTTCTTTACAGGTGCAATGGATCCTAACTGGGAGGAAGTCTATCCACATCATCATCCGAAATTCAATATTGATGAACACTCTCTTTTGATCGCAGCTAAGACATTAGGCTCTGCGACATTAAACTATTTAAGTAATGAATCTGTACAAGATAAACAAGAAAGCTTAATCAACGAATAA
- a CDS encoding cysteine hydrolase family protein — MKKALLIIDVQNGMFQKGKVVHNGERLILRIKSILTQARLTKTPVIYIQHNAPIGRPLEYKTSGWEIHPDLAPEYEDIIIQKTTPDAFFQTSLEDTLNQLDIEHLIITGIQTEACVDTTCRRAFSNHYKVTLVSDAHSTWDTNLLTAEQIIGHHNEVLRWFADVYPSSEISF; from the coding sequence ATGAAAAAGGCACTTTTGATTATAGATGTACAAAATGGTATGTTTCAAAAAGGAAAAGTAGTACATAATGGAGAACGATTAATTCTGCGTATCAAATCTATACTGACACAAGCCCGCTTAACGAAGACACCAGTAATTTATATACAGCATAATGCACCAATTGGTAGGCCGTTAGAGTATAAGACATCTGGATGGGAAATTCATCCGGATCTCGCTCCTGAATATGAGGATATTATTATTCAGAAAACAACACCTGATGCTTTTTTTCAAACTTCTTTAGAGGATACACTAAATCAATTAGACATTGAGCATTTAATTATCACTGGGATTCAAACAGAAGCATGCGTAGATACGACTTGCAGACGTGCTTTTAGCAATCATTATAAGGTTACGCTTGTTTCAGATGCTCATAGCACTTGGGATACTAATTTGTTAACTGCAGAGCAGATTATTGGTCATCATAATGAAGTGCTGCGATGGTTTGCTGATGTTTATCCGAGTTCGGAGATAAGTTTTTAA
- a CDS encoding helix-turn-helix domain-containing protein, which produces MSSENNMERRLNTFIQVSKNITTNDSLKELIQQIIEDVIGAIDKADAGFLLLWNEESQYLEIEAAVNFKEDIYLQNKLLEGEGISGTVFAEGKSMLINTIEEIEKAMSNMRNKTLQYYLKSTVHALMPVSCMSVLLVYQQQKIGVLTIDNFKNDGFFTEEDLRFLEAIGSQIAISIVNARAFYEKQQRALQLETILELHNQLNETVLEGNGMQSLVKSLARNPNDCIYYFDSLGRLDISHPISSVEIPFLSDWIRENRKNLQTQQLQKIYKQEELFGQALSVQSSFGTIGYLVITGNSVPLDIVGELSFQHAASIIAIEQIKLQEQLKTRQAEKEALLKDILNQNFTTEVQSFLKKQEILPAKYFVFLVLKSKQHSFDELNQFNLLEGGMRQVFKKDFSVMIFPNRNKLFLLLGAKKKEAGNVQVIRQYVERLQSIYKEIVVYIGRPVYSMRHLPMSYKDAELLEKEMESHQREESVFDFQSLGYKRYLFNVPEEEAEYFVENILGPILSKSNNRTKNEWLSTLQNYLQSNKNVTKTAESMHLHQNTVYYRLQQIQEKLNCDFDDLDDVTNLKVALFLYERREQNGER; this is translated from the coding sequence ATGAGCAGCGAGAATAATATGGAGCGGCGATTAAATACATTTATACAAGTTTCAAAAAATATTACGACAAATGATAGTTTAAAGGAATTAATTCAGCAGATTATCGAAGACGTCATTGGAGCTATTGATAAAGCAGATGCAGGTTTTTTATTACTATGGAATGAGGAAAGTCAGTATCTAGAAATTGAGGCTGCTGTCAATTTTAAGGAAGATATCTACTTGCAGAATAAGCTTCTAGAAGGAGAAGGAATTAGCGGAACTGTTTTTGCAGAAGGTAAAAGCATGCTAATTAATACAATCGAAGAAATTGAAAAAGCGATGTCTAATATGCGTAATAAGACACTTCAATATTATTTGAAGTCGACAGTTCATGCTTTAATGCCAGTTAGCTGTATGTCTGTTTTACTTGTTTATCAACAGCAAAAAATTGGCGTTCTTACAATTGATAACTTTAAAAATGACGGATTTTTTACAGAGGAGGATTTGCGTTTTTTAGAAGCAATTGGTAGTCAGATAGCAATCTCTATTGTAAATGCCCGTGCTTTTTATGAAAAACAGCAAAGAGCTCTGCAATTAGAAACCATTCTTGAACTGCATAATCAATTAAATGAGACAGTGCTGGAAGGGAATGGGATGCAATCGCTCGTAAAAAGTCTAGCTCGTAATCCCAATGACTGTATTTATTATTTTGATTCATTAGGGCGTCTTGATATTTCTCATCCAATCTCTAGTGTAGAAATTCCTTTTTTAAGTGACTGGATTAGAGAGAATCGGAAAAACTTGCAAACACAACAATTACAGAAAATATATAAACAAGAGGAGTTGTTTGGACAGGCTTTATCGGTTCAATCTTCCTTTGGAACAATTGGATATTTGGTGATAACAGGCAATAGCGTTCCTCTTGATATTGTGGGAGAGCTCTCCTTTCAACATGCTGCCTCTATTATTGCCATTGAGCAAATAAAGCTTCAAGAACAATTAAAAACGAGACAGGCAGAAAAGGAAGCATTATTAAAGGATATTTTAAATCAGAATTTTACCACTGAGGTGCAAAGCTTTTTGAAAAAACAGGAGATACTTCCTGCGAAGTACTTTGTTTTTCTTGTCCTAAAAAGTAAACAGCATTCCTTTGATGAATTAAATCAATTTAATTTGTTAGAGGGAGGGATGCGGCAAGTATTCAAAAAAGATTTTTCGGTGATGATTTTCCCAAACCGGAATAAACTGTTTCTACTGTTAGGAGCAAAGAAGAAAGAAGCGGGGAATGTTCAAGTCATTAGACAATATGTAGAACGATTACAATCCATCTATAAGGAAATAGTCGTATATATTGGCCGTCCAGTATACTCCATGCGCCATCTACCCATGTCGTATAAAGATGCGGAATTGTTAGAGAAAGAAATGGAAAGTCATCAAAGAGAAGAATCCGTATTTGATTTTCAATCCCTTGGCTATAAGCGCTACTTATTTAATGTTCCAGAAGAAGAAGCTGAATACTTTGTAGAGAATATATTGGGCCCTATTCTCTCTAAGTCGAATAATCGAACGAAAAATGAATGGTTAAGTACATTACAAAACTACTTACAATCAAATAAAAATGTAACAAAAACAGCAGAATCTATGCATCTTCATCAAAATACAGTTTATTATCGTCTTCAGCAAATACAGGAGAAATTAAATTGTGACTTTGATGATTTAGATGATGTAACGAATTTAAAGGTAGCGTTGTTTTTATATGAACGGCGAGAACAAAATGGGGAGCGCTGA
- a CDS encoding AbgT family transporter: MSELAKKRPNYAEPTPPSKTKLADRFLNVIERAGNKLPDPITLFVIMSAIILIASYLLSLLGVSATNPSSGETIEVVNLLNREGIIQILTNMVSNFTSFPPFGLVLVIMLGVGLAETTGLIQTVMKRTVLSAPKKLILPVIVFTGVLGNIAADAAFIVFPPIAALIFMSVGRSPIVGLIATYAAIAGGYSANLILNSLDVLLAGITEQAAKVVDPNYVGNPTMNYYFLIISTFVLVAVTTWVTVKFVEPRFGKYTGVVQKLDQVTANEKRGLRFAGITLIIYFAVILIMVIPRNGWLRDLETGSVINSPFMSSIVPIMLFFFLLPALAYGIGSKTVKNDKDVAEKLFKSIADLAPFIVLAFVAAQMIAYFSWSNIGPILAIKGAELLQAMNFTGLPMIIGFIIICSFINLLIASASAKWALLSTIFVPMFMYLGYSPALTQMAYRIGDSITNPITPMLAYFAILLAFARKHDKSIGIGTLISALLPYSIFFAISWILLFVIWYLCGLPLGPGDPIFLK, translated from the coding sequence ATGAGCGAACTTGCAAAAAAACGGCCAAATTACGCAGAACCAACTCCGCCTAGTAAAACCAAACTAGCGGACAGATTTTTAAACGTCATTGAACGTGCAGGTAATAAGTTACCTGATCCTATTACGTTATTTGTCATCATGTCTGCCATTATTTTAATCGCTTCTTATTTACTATCGTTACTTGGCGTCTCTGCTACGAATCCGAGCTCAGGCGAAACAATTGAAGTAGTTAATTTACTGAATCGCGAAGGCATTATTCAAATCTTAACAAATATGGTGAGCAACTTCACGTCCTTCCCTCCATTTGGACTAGTATTAGTCATTATGCTAGGTGTAGGTCTTGCAGAAACGACAGGTCTTATCCAAACTGTTATGAAAAGAACGGTGTTAAGTGCACCTAAAAAATTAATACTGCCTGTCATTGTCTTCACTGGGGTTCTTGGCAATATTGCTGCCGATGCAGCATTTATCGTATTTCCTCCTATCGCAGCCCTCATCTTTATGAGCGTAGGAAGAAGTCCAATTGTCGGTCTTATTGCTACCTATGCAGCGATCGCTGGTGGATATAGTGCTAACTTAATTCTAAATTCCTTAGATGTCCTGCTCGCGGGAATTACGGAGCAAGCAGCAAAGGTAGTAGATCCAAATTATGTGGGAAATCCGACGATGAATTATTATTTCTTAATCATTTCTACCTTTGTATTAGTTGCTGTCACTACTTGGGTTACGGTGAAATTTGTGGAACCGCGCTTTGGAAAATACACCGGAGTGGTACAAAAACTAGATCAAGTAACTGCCAATGAAAAAAGAGGTCTACGTTTTGCAGGTATTACCCTAATCATCTATTTTGCTGTCATTTTAATAATGGTTATTCCAAGAAATGGTTGGTTACGTGATTTAGAGACAGGCTCTGTTATTAACTCACCATTTATGTCTTCTATCGTTCCGATTATGCTATTTTTCTTTTTATTACCTGCTTTAGCATATGGTATTGGTTCCAAAACGGTTAAAAATGATAAAGATGTGGCAGAAAAATTATTTAAATCCATTGCGGACTTAGCACCGTTTATCGTGCTAGCTTTTGTCGCTGCACAAATGATTGCTTACTTTAGCTGGAGTAATATTGGTCCGATTCTTGCGATTAAAGGTGCCGAATTGCTTCAAGCGATGAACTTTACTGGACTGCCAATGATTATTGGTTTCATCATTATTTGTTCCTTTATTAATCTATTAATTGCTAGCGCATCTGCAAAATGGGCATTACTTTCTACAATCTTTGTACCAATGTTTATGTATTTAGGCTATAGTCCAGCATTAACACAAATGGCTTATCGAATTGGAGATTCTATCACAAATCCAATCACGCCAATGCTTGCTTACTTTGCGATTCTTTTAGCCTTTGCAAGAAAACACGATAAGTCGATTGGGATTGGAACTTTAATTTCCGCCTTACTTCCTTATTCCATCTTCTTTGCGATTAGCTGGATTCTCTTATTCGTAATCTGGTATTTATGTGGACTTCCTTTAGGACCAGGGGATCCTATCTTCTTAAAATAA
- a CDS encoding TFIIB-type zinc ribbon-containing protein produces the protein MILHYKCPNCGGDMHFNADTGSLSCPSCGNEENIESYPENLMSASFEDNEVKEYHCDNCGAVLITEADTTATNCSFCGAGVVIANRLAGVLAPKKVIPFTISKEEAIVAFRKWCRKGLLTPKGFMSADRIKSITGMYVPFWLYDLNSDVDVTASCTKVRTYTSGDYIYTETKYYEAYRKINLDYVKIPVDASEKMNDQLMDKLEPFPYEQLKDFKTPYLAGFISEKYNYSDSELLPRAKDKVSDYIDSFVHSTFAGYHSIHYRNKNIDTKAVRSDYVLLPVWMVSYDYENQEHIFAMNGQTGKVVGKPPISKGKVALWFSGIAAGSFLTLKCVSFFMGGGFF, from the coding sequence TTGATCCTTCATTATAAATGCCCAAATTGTGGGGGAGACATGCATTTTAATGCAGATACTGGCAGTTTATCTTGCCCTAGCTGCGGAAATGAAGAGAATATTGAGAGCTATCCAGAAAATTTAATGTCGGCATCCTTTGAGGATAATGAGGTTAAGGAGTACCATTGTGACAACTGTGGTGCTGTGTTAATAACGGAAGCAGATACAACGGCAACCAATTGCAGTTTTTGTGGGGCGGGAGTAGTTATCGCTAATCGGTTGGCAGGCGTGCTTGCTCCTAAGAAAGTCATTCCTTTTACCATTAGTAAAGAAGAGGCAATTGTTGCTTTTCGAAAATGGTGTAGAAAAGGGCTTTTAACACCGAAAGGGTTTATGAGTGCAGATCGAATAAAAAGTATTACAGGTATGTACGTTCCATTTTGGCTTTATGATTTAAATAGTGATGTGGATGTAACAGCTTCTTGTACAAAGGTTCGGACTTATACAAGTGGGGATTATATTTATACGGAAACAAAGTATTACGAAGCGTACCGAAAAATAAATTTAGATTATGTGAAAATTCCAGTAGATGCTTCTGAAAAAATGAATGATCAACTAATGGATAAATTAGAGCCTTTTCCTTATGAACAGTTAAAAGATTTTAAAACACCTTATCTTGCTGGCTTCATTTCGGAAAAATATAATTATTCCGATTCAGAATTATTACCGAGGGCGAAAGATAAAGTTAGTGATTACATTGATTCATTTGTGCACTCGACTTTCGCTGGTTACCATTCAATACATTATCGCAACAAAAATATTGATACGAAAGCTGTGCGTAGTGATTATGTCTTACTTCCTGTGTGGATGGTAAGCTATGATTACGAAAACCAAGAGCATATTTTTGCGATGAATGGGCAAACAGGAAAGGTAGTAGGAAAGCCGCCGATTAGTAAAGGGAAAGTGGCATTATGGTTTAGTGGGATTGCCGCTGGTTCGTTTCTAACATTAAAATGCGTATCCTTCTTTATGGGAGGTGGCTTCTTTTGA